A genomic stretch from Deinococcus yavapaiensis KR-236 includes:
- a CDS encoding RICIN domain-containing protein → MNNHVASLGVVLLGLVASLAHAQTSSQTYYRLQLKSNGQYLDADHCTATIGLNPGSTYAAGACQAWRLVSAGGGWYRLQLKSNGQYLDAAYCSAPITLNPGSTYADGACQLWRLVPAGNGWSRLQLKINLNYLDLNHCEGPLALNPGSTYANGDCQLWRLVRMPRP, encoded by the coding sequence ATGAACAACCACGTCGCGTCCCTCGGCGTCGTGCTCCTCGGGCTCGTCGCGTCGCTCGCCCACGCGCAAACGTCATCGCAGACGTACTACCGGCTGCAACTCAAATCCAACGGGCAGTACCTCGACGCCGATCACTGCACGGCCACCATCGGCCTCAATCCGGGTTCGACGTACGCGGCGGGCGCTTGCCAAGCTTGGCGTCTGGTCTCGGCGGGCGGCGGGTGGTACCGACTGCAACTCAAGTCCAACGGCCAGTACCTCGACGCGGCGTACTGCTCGGCGCCCATCACCCTCAACCCCGGCTCGACGTACGCGGACGGAGCGTGTCAATTGTGGCGTCTCGTGCCCGCCGGCAATGGTTGGAGCCGCCTTCAACTCAAGATCAACCTCAACTACCTCGACTTGAATCACTGCGAAGGACCGCTCGCCTTGAATCCCGGTTCGACCTACGCCAACGGCGACTGCCAATTGTGGCGGCTCGTGCGGATGCCCCGTCCTTGA
- a CDS encoding C1 family peptidase: protein MFTRLRMLIVWSAVLLTACGGGPSGTPPPPPLSDPLVQDNAWTGGRVAEAQQVTPEEFRRQVASGELELVSAASLARTAAARQQQYLEDRASLNNLPNKSPFLVALLAEANAKPNVEVDRVAKLPDGRVVRLNGLGVRLREAVEAREVSASASNALLDYTRSYALLPPEFQAQSVRPDSLRGESAERIKTALSAMNTLLGGASDLDGIRLASSADEPLKAALNAGNGTDTTGSCAPPSGLYASFWFPLKNFLSPIKDQGRRGTCWAFTTVAALDSREAVQRGAVSNLSEQFLVNKVKRDWAPSDDEDGYNAEKALLLLIVKSQVLPGEAGWTYNRSPSRPDDSYANSCAGYSGTCSDTAHQSERVCTTFIFDFCGYRRVTFGGPGVGANLPVQAWSSGDTFDLDRYRNLLANGHALMASFTVYRGFMDDASTGDGYVTNFAAKKLEGGVEVDGSYGGHAVLLVGYVDNLSISANPLLQNIPPAPGGGYFIAKNSWGCVTPGGSKVGDSGYWYVPVKYVQDYFNRLSYLDFDAQRSEAWTREQAAPGGGASITVKANPSRADLRVRTDVSQWFTVTHPVARSVDLRVSTDRGENIYQGNWNVGSGVFGQNLFFAFDTPGPRTVTVVARAGTIETRSSFITNVVNTSPIVMITSSGTARQGEPFPLAASIADPNEPDLSLVCAATHWSVDAPDVLSVGTGCQVSVRFGATGSRQVRVSTQDRDGAPASASATFSVQAPPVNPYPRITAAGVFGRDFVGGLLGCANKAVPSGQLIDLRDVACNAVTLPRYFAEVTVENPQNEALTYTWTLRFRNTITGRTDDVALSGATRANLSVKYGGPFPCSVIVQVNAPEPARSKQQTVWSGQCDSALPDVR, encoded by the coding sequence ATGTTCACCCGCCTGAGAATGCTGATTGTGTGGAGCGCCGTTCTGCTGACCGCTTGTGGAGGTGGCCCATCGGGAACGCCCCCACCTCCGCCGCTTTCCGACCCGCTCGTCCAGGACAACGCGTGGACGGGTGGGCGGGTCGCCGAGGCGCAGCAGGTGACGCCCGAGGAATTTCGCCGTCAGGTCGCGTCGGGAGAGCTCGAACTCGTCTCGGCCGCCTCGCTCGCGCGAACGGCGGCGGCCCGGCAGCAGCAGTACCTGGAGGACCGAGCCTCCCTGAACAACTTGCCGAACAAGAGCCCCTTCCTCGTCGCCCTCTTGGCGGAAGCGAACGCCAAGCCGAACGTCGAAGTCGACCGGGTGGCAAAGCTGCCCGACGGCCGCGTGGTTCGCCTCAACGGCCTCGGCGTCCGGCTTCGCGAAGCCGTGGAAGCGCGCGAGGTTTCCGCCAGCGCGAGCAACGCCTTGCTCGACTACACCCGCTCGTACGCCTTGCTGCCTCCGGAATTTCAAGCGCAATCGGTTCGTCCCGACAGCTTGCGGGGCGAGTCGGCCGAGCGTATCAAGACCGCGTTGAGCGCCATGAACACCTTGCTCGGCGGCGCGAGCGATCTCGACGGCATTCGGCTCGCCTCGTCGGCCGACGAGCCTCTCAAGGCGGCGTTGAATGCGGGCAACGGGACGGACACCACGGGGTCTTGCGCGCCGCCTTCGGGGTTGTACGCGAGCTTCTGGTTCCCGCTCAAGAACTTCTTGTCTCCCATCAAAGACCAAGGGCGCCGTGGCACCTGCTGGGCCTTCACGACGGTCGCGGCCCTCGACAGCCGCGAAGCCGTGCAGCGGGGAGCGGTCTCCAACTTGTCCGAGCAATTCCTCGTGAACAAGGTCAAGCGGGATTGGGCCCCCTCGGACGACGAGGATGGCTACAACGCCGAAAAGGCGCTGCTGCTGCTGATCGTGAAAAGTCAGGTTCTACCCGGCGAGGCGGGGTGGACTTACAACCGCTCTCCGTCGCGTCCCGACGATTCGTACGCCAACTCGTGCGCCGGGTACAGCGGCACGTGCTCCGACACGGCGCATCAAAGCGAGCGCGTCTGCACAACGTTCATCTTCGACTTTTGCGGCTATCGACGCGTCACGTTCGGTGGGCCGGGCGTGGGCGCGAACTTGCCCGTTCAAGCGTGGAGCAGCGGCGACACCTTCGACCTCGATCGGTACCGGAACTTGTTGGCCAACGGTCACGCCCTCATGGCGAGCTTCACGGTCTACCGAGGCTTCATGGACGACGCGTCCACCGGAGACGGGTACGTCACGAACTTCGCCGCGAAGAAACTCGAAGGCGGCGTGGAAGTCGACGGGTCGTACGGCGGGCACGCGGTCTTGCTCGTCGGGTACGTCGACAACTTGTCGATCAGCGCCAATCCGCTGCTGCAAAACATTCCGCCCGCGCCTGGCGGCGGGTACTTCATCGCCAAGAATTCGTGGGGTTGCGTCACTCCCGGAGGGAGCAAGGTGGGTGACTCGGGGTACTGGTACGTGCCCGTGAAGTACGTCCAAGACTACTTCAACCGCTTGAGCTACCTCGACTTCGACGCGCAGCGTTCCGAGGCGTGGACGCGTGAGCAGGCGGCGCCCGGCGGGGGAGCCAGCATCACCGTGAAGGCCAATCCCAGCCGCGCCGACTTGCGCGTGCGAACGGACGTCTCCCAGTGGTTCACGGTCACGCATCCCGTCGCTCGAAGCGTCGACCTTCGCGTTAGCACCGACCGAGGCGAGAACATCTATCAAGGCAACTGGAACGTCGGGAGCGGCGTCTTCGGGCAAAATCTCTTTTTCGCCTTCGACACGCCCGGCCCACGCACCGTCACCGTCGTGGCCCGCGCGGGAACGATCGAAACACGGTCCAGCTTCATCACCAACGTCGTGAACACCTCACCGATCGTAATGATCACGTCGTCCGGAACGGCCCGGCAAGGCGAGCCGTTCCCCCTCGCCGCCAGCATCGCCGATCCCAACGAACCCGACCTGTCGCTCGTATGCGCTGCGACCCACTGGTCGGTGGACGCGCCCGACGTTCTGTCGGTGGGCACGGGCTGTCAAGTCAGCGTACGTTTCGGCGCGACTGGAAGCCGTCAAGTGCGCGTCAGCACGCAAGATCGGGACGGCGCCCCGGCCAGCGCCAGCGCGACCTTCTCGGTTCAAGCGCCACCCGTGAACCCCTATCCGCGCATCACGGCGGCGGGCGTGTTCGGACGCGACTTCGTGGGTGGCCTCCTCGGCTGCGCGAACAAGGCCGTGCCCAGCGGACAACTCATCGACTTGCGAGACGTGGCGTGCAACGCGGTCACCTTGCCTCGCTACTTCGCGGAAGTCACGGTCGAGAATCCGCAGAACGAGGCGCTCACGTACACGTGGACCTTGCGCTTCCGAAACACCATCACGGGCCGTACGGACGACGTGGCGCTTTCGGGAGCCACGCGGGCGAACCTCAGCGTGAAGTACGGCGGGCCGTTTCCGTGCAGCGTGATCGTGCAGGTGAACGCTCCGGAGCCGGCGCGCAGCAAGCAGCAGACCGTCTGGAGCGGCCAGTGCGACTCGGCGCTTCCTGACGTTCGCTGA
- a CDS encoding thermonuclease family protein gives MTRVLLAVVALSLQTPTVARTTLGVPSVIDGDTLDIRGVRLHGVDAPESSRTCTKGGRTHSRGREVANALAEKVRDTTVACTQILARFWSRTAAIAELMTRPQLESMGSEISTFSRRRGV, from the coding sequence ATGACGCGCGTCCTGCTCGCCGTGGTGGCCTTGAGCTTACAGACGCCCACCGTCGCTCGAACGACGCTTGGCGTTCCGAGTGTCATCGATGGGGACACGCTCGACATCCGAGGCGTGCGCTTGCACGGCGTTGACGCGCCCGAGTCAAGTCGGACGTGCACGAAAGGCGGCCGAACGCATTCGCGTGGCCGAGAGGTCGCCAACGCGCTCGCCGAGAAGGTCCGCGACACGACCGTGGCGTGCACGCAGATCCTCGCGCGATTTTGGTCGCGTACGGCGGCTATTGCCGAGCTGATGACGCGCCCTCAGCTTGAATCGATGGGAAGTGAAATATCGACGTTCAGCAGGAGACGAGGCGTCTAG